The Tripterygium wilfordii isolate XIE 37 chromosome 5, ASM1340144v1, whole genome shotgun sequence DNA segment AAGAAGAGAGTGTGGTCAGAATTGCATTGTTTGTAGCCAAAATTCTTCATTGATTTGCTGAACCTTCCAAACCATGCTCGGGGTGATTGCTTCAATCCATAAAGAGACTTTTTGAGTTTGCATACCATGTTGCTCTGACTTGGCTTCATCTTGCATCCGGGAGGAGGgtccatatagacttcttcttctaggtctccatgtaaaaaagcattttttacatcaaattgatgtaAAGGCCAATCTAGGTTGGCTGCCAATGAGATAAGTACCCGAATTGTGTTGATTTTAGCTACAGGTGCAAACGTCTCCCAATAGTCAATTCCATATGTCTGAGTATACCCCTTCGCCACCAGTCTTGCTTTGTATcgttcaattgctccatctgctctAAATTTGATTGTATAGATCCATCTGCAGCCTACTGTTTGCTTCCCTTCTGGCAAATGAGTCATCTCCCAAGTAGAATTCTTTTGGAGAGACTCCATTTCGTCATTCATGGCTTGAGTCCACTTGGGATCCTTAAGAGCTTCCTGCACATTACTTGGAATAGATACAGTGGATAATTGACACACAAATGATGCATATGACGGGGATAACCTATGAAGAGACACATGATTAGCAATAGGGTATTTAACATTTGAAGTTGGATCAGGTTCATATTGCTGTTTAGGAATTCCTCGGTTTGAACGAGGAGGCAATTTATAACTTGAATGACTTGACTCAGGTAGGGAATCAGAGTTAGATTGTTCAAGTACCTGTGTAGGGTTTTCAGGACTGGACTGATTGACTGGCAATGGTACTATAGGAGAAGTTGTATTTAGGACACTATCTGGATTCGTAGCTGGTTGTTCTGGCATTGTTGTAGGATTGGCATGGTCTGGGTCAATCTcctcttgaatttgattttctggTCCTTGCTCTTCGTCCCTCATGGTTCGACCTACTTGAAGTTGTTCTTCCACAGGATTAGTTGACCCATCAATATTACCATCGGGACACTGGGAAACATGGACAACTTGGTTTTGAGTATCTTCTGCAAAGATAGAGTTCTCCCCCTGCAGAGGATGCTCAGAAGTGTTCCTTGAGTaataaaattcactttcatTGAAAGTAACATCAGATGTAACATATAAGGTTTGTGTAGGTGGATGGAAAcacttgtagcctttttgagtgGTAGCATAGCCTACAAAGACACAACGTAATGCACATGGGTCCAGTTTGCTACGTTGGTGAGTATGTAACTGAATGTAAGCAACACACCCGAAAATCCGTGGTTCAAGGTTTGGTGTAGGTGGCACTGTGAGAAGGTTGgtcaatgtttgaaatggagttTGATATTGGAGAGTACTGGATGGTGTCCGATTGATGAGGTAAGCTGCAGAACAAAGAGCCTCCCCCCAAAATTTATGGGGCATATAAGCCTCGAATAAAGATGCACGAGTAACTTCTAGGAGATGGCGGTTCTTTCGTTCTGCTACACCATTCTGCTGTGGCGTATAAGCACATGTGGTTTGGTGAACAATCCCTTGTTggttaaaaaacaaagaaagatcatTGTTGACATACTCTCTGCCATTATCTGACCGTAGTGTTATGATCTTCCTGTCAAACTGTGTAGCAACATactgatgaaattgtttgaattttgcAGTAACTTCGCTTTTCTGTTTCATGGGAAATACCCATGTCATCCTGGTGCAGTCATCTATAAAAGTCACAAACCACTTAAAGCCACTAATAGTGAGAACTCTTgatggtccccaaacatccgaatggaCAACCATGAAAGGTATAGAACTTTTATTTAATCTCAATGGGTAAGAAACACGATGGCTTTTGGCGAAaatgcaagtttcacaatgaaagtctgataaatcaaattgagaaaataaatctGGAAATAAAAGTTTTAGGTAACCAAAGGAAGCATGTCCTAGTCGCTTGTGCCATAACCAAATCTGCTTTATTCTGTCTGACTCTATACCTCTTACATGATGCACACGACTCAATCTGCTACTGCAATCATCTGATAGGTCCAAATAATACAACTTTCCCTTTCTAGTACCACATCCAATCACGACCCTGGTGAGTAGATCCTGAAAAAGACAATAAGATGGCCAAAAACACACAGTGCAATTAAGGGAATCAATAATCTGAGGAACAGATAACAAATTATAGTCTAGGGAAGGGACAACCAAGATGTGATCTAGGTTTAATGAAGGCGTAAGAGAGAGGGACCCTTCTTCCAAAACTTGGGAAGTGGTTCCATTTGCACTAGTAACATGAGTTTGagatgatgattttgtggaGTGTAATCCAATTGAGCTAGATGTCATATGGtcagtagcaccagtgtcaataaTCCATGATCTATTATAAGTAAGTGAAGAAGTACCTGAGGTCGCCAAAGCCTTGGATTCAGATGTACCTGATGGAAGTTCAGAGTCTTTCTCCTGGGATGGTCCAGCAGAGACGAATGAAGCCCGACTTGGTTCCTTCTTTCGGCCTTTATGAACCCATCCTTCTGGATAACCAATAATCTCGTAACATCCTTTAATTGTGTGATTTTCAAGACCACATTTTGCACACTTCATTGGAGTTCTGTTACGAGTAGCACCTGAATTCTGAGAGCGAGATTGCTTATACCTTGTGGTAGCCAAGGCTACGGTTTCAGATGTGGAATCTGCTTCAGACATAGTGCCTTGACGATTACTCTCTCTTTTAATATGTGCATATACTGCCCCGAGTTCAGGTTTAGGCTCCATCCTTAAAATTTCTCCTcggatttgatcaaaattattgtccaaacctgcaagaaaaatataaactcgAAGACGGTCAATCTCCTTGCGTCTTATTTCCATATCTTCTGGGTGTTGCATGTTGCTGGGGCTTAACTGATCAAGTTCCTGAAATATCTCTGTGAGATCACTATAGTATGTTGCAACTGATCTACCATTCTGTTTCATCATAAATGATTGTCGATGTAGATCATAAATCTTTGCCTCATCAGAACCATCAGAGTAtgttttcttgatggcatcCCATACTTGCTTGGCTGTATCATAACGAATGAATCGTTTCATCTGACTGGGGTGCATGGCATCAACTAGCCAACTCTTAATTTGACAATCTGATGCACGCCACTTGTTGTATGCTGGATCTGTAGCTGCAGGTTGGATAGTATCACCGGTTAGGTGACCATGTTTTTCTCGTCCAGCAATTTTCATCTCCATGACTTGGTGCCATAGAGAATAATTATTTTCATCTAACTTTATGCCAgttgagaagttggaattgtCTCCTTGTATGGTGACAATATGagggattgaatttgatttgggaGAGACATCTTCACTTGTCATGATGATGACTCAAGAATGAGAAGATAATGAGTTTCAACAGACTGTGTTTGGTGATGAATGAATGAGTAGGGTTTGATTAAGAGACGGCCAGTATCGACTCCTCTGATACCATCTCAAAGTTGGAAGAGTGGAATAATCTTCTTATCATTTCAATATGTCGTGATAGACTAATTATATAcagagaataatgaaatattttacagagtgattttaggaactaatcattgacttttttctacaattagactcctataatcttgctgaatctttgaattgacttcttgcttgatattatacagctatgatcttcttgcttgatattattgacttcttgcttgatattatacagctgtgatcttcttgcttgatattgttgacttcttgcttgatattatacagctgtgatttgacaaccccaataatatatatatatatatatatatatatatatatatatatatatatgaaaattctcaagtgagggatccctcattttaaataaaatgagggatccatctaacaccattcattatgtgtaagtgtggtcCCCACATTAGATGGATCctgcactttaaataaagtgcgggatcccgcACCTGAGaagccctatatatatatatatatatatatatatcttcttaTATAATGAATAAAATATGTTTTAACAAGTTTGCATGCATGATCCATGCAGGTCATGAGTTGGAGCCTACATGGCTAGTTGAGGAATTTATCTGAAAAGGTCATGAGTTTAATTTTCACTCTATAATGATACTCCTCTGGCATGTGTTGAGTTTTGGTTCAACTTACTCTATCATCAGATGAAAAACTTCTGTGCTCATTGACTTGACAACCTgagtttagattcatatcgAATGTATAAAGGACAAACTTGTATCACgtcgttctcgattaaaaaaattcatggcATTTTATGGAAACAACAGTACTTGAACTAGTCTTGAAGAGTTGTGGATCACATATATGAAGAGATCCGGAGAGAGGGGGCAAAAAAATTCATGGCATTTTATGGGAACAACAGTACTTGAACTAGTCTTGAAGAGTTGTGGATCACATATATGAAGAGATCCAGAGAGAGAGGGCACGTGAGGTGGCTGTATATATATGCGaaagtatatacatatacataatatGCATGTAGGCGTAATTCGGTAATTGGAAGGGGAATCTGCTCGTGATTGGAGGCATTGAAAGCAGTGCAAGGAAACTGTCAAAGGATGTTTAGCTGTGAATCCCTCCAAACACTTCTCACGGGGGGTTTTTGTTATCTCTCATTCCTTTGTCCATCTATTCAATCCCTCCATACATACCAAAATGCCCCCCACACACGGCGGCTTCATTTTTGTTTCTACTCCATGTATAATTtcctttttgttaaaaaaatatatagaaattgTGCATGCGTGTAATCCTCTCGTGTTTGAACATCCGAGCCACTAGTTGAAGTGATAAGGATGGTGCGTATCACCTTAGTGGCTAGAGTTCGAATCCCCtccccgtttaaaaaaaaatcctctcGTGTTTGATGCTTTTGTAGTATAACTAAGTGTGTGATTTATATTGTCTAGAGGGGACGAGTGGGTCATATGCCATTTCGTAAGTCAGACGGCAGAAGATCGGATTCTAGGCATGGATAGGCAAATTTACAAtgtaaagaagaaaagaagatagTAGTTAGTTCACACAAATCAAGTTTTATGGACTTATTATCTATAAACTAATGTTGTTAATAAGGAATAATGATGGCAACAAACTCGTAATATAACCACTTGAATAATAACTTAATTGGTGAATCTCTATGAGGTCGGGAGATCTTAAGTTCGATTCTACTAGTAATAATATCCTTATGATCATACGCTAAGCTTTGGACTAACTTACCCTGTCATCGGATGGAAAAAACTTTATGTGCGTAGAATTGACGGCCTAAACTTAGGTCCATAGGATGTCCAAAAGACGAACTTATGTCATATCATTCTcgatttttataaaaaaaaatttggagaaCATAGTTATCGAGAAAACCCATATTgcactatatatacatatgactTTGATTAGTCAGTCTTAGCATATattcaaaatttacatgcatgCTGTCTTTatcagaagaaaatgaaatgagGGCTAATATTGTAAATCCGCGCTACTGGTGAAATGATTAACATATGGGGAAACGGACATACTCATGCAGgaacaaaacaagaaatcaaAGTAGCAGAGAGAAGTCGTTTTTTTCCTTATAAAGACGCTCTTCAACAAAGCACTGAAGGGACTTTCAGAACTAGATGAGgtagaagagagaagaagaagaaacacatGGATTCAACatcaaaggaaagaaagaaagaagatttATATCAGAAATTGCAGTTGCTTCGTGTCGCCACCCACTCTGCTTCTGTAATTATCATATATTAACCCCTCAAAACTCTCTATCTCTGCTTTAGGGTTTCTGTTAATCTCTCTCATCTTATATATTATTCaacacatatatagatatatgtatatgtctTATTTTGTTCATCTAGAGTACTCTTAAACCTAACAGATTGTGGAAGTAGGGATTTGTTTTGTCATGTATTAATACCTTATTTGGACGGGATCCGATGCATTAGTGCTGGGTTGGGAGGCTTTATTGGTTGTATGTGGGCTGTAATGAGGTTGTTGGTTTCCTTGTTTAATTCTTTTCTCTCATTAAAGTTATGGTCTAAccccccaaaaaaaacacaaacttgggttttttaatttatatttgtggatTGTGgtgaaattgttgatgattttgggCAGATGAACAAAGCCTCAATCATAGTGGATGCATCAAAATATATAGAGGAATTGAAGTACAAAGTAGAAGAGCTAAACCAAGAGAGTAGTACTGGAAGCAGTACTATGTCACAAGTTTCAAGTGCCCCAAATCCATTACCTGTGGTAAGTCATTTATTAAAACTGTAATCTTCCAATCCTAATTAACTATTAGATCCTGATCAAATTAATTGAGAACTAAATGACTCATTGGGATTATAATTGTATTGTTTTTGTACTGCAGCAGGTTACGGTGGAAACCCTACAGAAGGGTTACCTGATTAATGTGTTCTCTGAAAAGAATTGTCCAGGCTTGCTTGTCTCCATTCTTGAAGCGTTTGAGGAGTTGGGGCTTGATGTGCTTGATGCCAATGTTTCTTGTGCTGACCCTTTTCAACTTGAGGCAGTTGGAGAAGTAAAACAAAAACCCTCTCTCTTATgatgttttgtttcaattaatcattaggttatatatatatattgtggaaGCGTTTTTTGCGTCAAGGGTATTGTCCGTTGTCCGTTGTGGAGTACTTATACAAAATTCATATGACTACTTAATACTTGAGTACTCATTCTTCCAAATGAAAGAGGTTATAGGCTCAAGTGGGGGATGCAAGATATTTTTCTGTAATAAATTCGTGAGGGGTGGGTAGGAACGTCCATAGAGATACCCAGAGTGGATAGTATTTTGGATGCAAAAAATCGCATCCGCatagatatatacatagtaCATGTATAAAACTTTCCTAGCTAGGTTATaagaaagttatgtttctaCCATTGCATCGATCGgggaaaattgaaaaataaataaataaattaagagcTAGTCAATTAAACACTACGGTCAAAATTAAATTAACAGCACATATGCATGTACTAATTTGGTTGTTCATAACTAATAAACTAGTTTTTAATTAGAACTTTGAATCTTGATACTTTTTCCTGTAAACATGATCGCAGTTGATATCTCGGTTATTCCAACTATTGAGTTGTTGTACGTATCagatttcatatgcatcatgtgGAACCTGTGGAACCcataaattcacttgaatcatgcgCGTCCAATTCATTAGCTGGAATAATTGGGATACCACTATGCTTGAGATCTTTATTATTTACGTTCCTGTAATTTGATGTGAAACAAATAAATGGGATTGCATGCttggatttatttttattaatttggtgTGACTTTTTAATTGAATAAGCATGCATAAACTCGATCCCTGATACATGAATTATTCGTTAATGTTGCAGAATCAAGGGAGTAATACTGACAGCGTGGATGCTCAAGTGGTGCAAAACGCAGTGCTGCAAGCTATCTACAACTGTACGTAGtagtttaattaattagtttcatCTTATCCTTAATTTCTCTCCTCATTAGAGATAATCAATTGGTAATCAAGACATGGAgaccaacgagaggtgactcggttTGCAATCGATTGGATTAGGTATATGTGTGCCCAATAtccgattccaatgagaaacatatttctcgacggtattaaaaagaaaagaaatggagaATGAGCATGCAAATGTACTTAAGTTTATCAACCAAATTGAAATTCTTATATAGCCTTGGTGAGGAGGTTTGCATTCAAAGACTGCACCTCTAGCTAGTACTCCATCTATATATGAAAATGTACTTGAAGTTTTTACTAGGTTTTGTGGCCATATATATACCATACAATTagccacctctctctctctataaattATGAGTTGAGATTAAAATTTAGACAATGCACTAGTTACTCTTTCGCTTAGAGTTAATCACTTTCACATCCTTGTTTGCAGTTTTGTAATCCCATGTCGCATAGAGAGCACTAAGCGATGcgatttataagaaaaactcaaatatcTCTAAAACAACACAGTTTTTTCTAGGCTAAAATATCGTTGGCGATGAcctaacaaataaaaattgtgCGGCCTCGATTTATTTACAGTGAATCGAAaacccaaaacagacaatattattGTTTTGAATGGATTAGGATTTCTcacattaaataataattactaAGGATGGAAAGTATTTATTTACCAAACATAATTCACATAGTACTAACACATAACCTTCATATCCAAAACTTTTGACAACCCAATCATGTCAAAAGGCATCATGATGATGGAGATGTCATGTCTTTCACACCAAAAGAGCTAGTTTATAACTGGTCTATAAATGGGGACAAATCAAAAGCTGGAATGGTGTCTGGAGTCTGACAAGCCGTTGATTGGTGCCATGTTGGACGGTTGTCAAACTGTAATACCTTGTTGCAGGTGGATGTCAGTCTTGTAGGTTGGTGTGACGTCTGTTTTGAGGGACAATCATGGTGTTAGCTGCAGTGACATCTGATGGATGTCAGAATGTATGACATGTAATATGGGTGGTTGGTAGGACATGGGCTTGACCTTTGATAGACCTATAAAATAAACAAGGATATTAGGCTTGAGCCCATAATAGACAAGGAAATCATGGGGTTTGAGCCCATGTTATTGGGCCGAGGGCTTTAAACCATTATGGACTTGTTATATTAACCACATACATTGGACTTATCTCTATAGTTAGAAGATTAATGGGTCCACACaatttttggccactacaatTATTATATCGATACATATCAATTGGACTTCTGAAGCATACTGGCAAAACAATTGTCTCTTACTGTCTCAAAATTTATGTAATTCTAACTTAAATTTTGAGGAATTGATGTTAAGTCTTATGTGGTTTGTACATAATTAAGTTTATAAAATATGCtgctagaaagtagaaactcaTTACTTATCAGCCTCCATACGTCTCTAGAGTCTATTAGACCTCTGAAAAGCTAACCAATTAATTTTGCGCCCATACAAAAACTACAACGGCCCAACACTGCCATTGGTACTTGATGTGTAAAGTTGCTACATTTTGATGCCTATTTGTTACTTgactcaattgatcaaacaataCTTTTTTTGTGGCCGCCCTCAAAATCATTTTACAAAGTAATATTACCTTTTAAAAAGTGttgtttttcttaattaattcattaccTATACTCCTAGCCTGGCCTGTCAATGGACCGGTTTAGACACTGACCGTTTAGCCGTGTATATTGATATCATTCGACCCGAGTACTCGATTAGGACCCGAACGTGATGTTAGGAATGAAAAAGATTATAGAGAATAGAAAATAGCATTATAGTGGCCAAAAATCGTTTTGCCAATTTTGTCATGCCCTTATGCTAATTCTGCcaaaaacattgaaaaagaaaatcacgGCACAAGAATTTACGTGATTCGGTCACTCGTGCTAACTTCCACAAAGTTGTAGTCTTGTAGATATTTTTCACTATACAGAGAGAAAGTGCAGTGCGGTGGCTACATGTTTACACACTACCTACGATTTGAATCAATCGGGTCCAGATCATGATTGAAGGTGAATTCGATTTGAATTCAGTTAGTCAAGTAGAGTATTGAAAGTACTACTACACTGTTCTTGATTGATTTACTTTTTGATGCCACTTGaagagaatattttttttttataaaaaatttgaaCCCCAATACtttattcattaataataaatattacatTTAATATCACATTAGCAGCATAAGAATTTACAAATACTAGTAAATGAATTATAAAATCGAAGAACAAACACCGAATTAATTCCGGGCAACACTGAGATGTGCCCGATAACACTTGAAGAGAAGATTACTCCAATCTTAATGCTATGTTTGTTTTAATCAAACCAACAATTAATTTTGGCCGAGTTTGATACACAGAAAAAGCAACTTATTCATTTATTGGTTTAAAGACCGATCAACTACAATGCAGCTTTCATCTTCCAAAAATATCCAAAGCCTTCAATACGCGAAAAAGAAATGGCAGGAACAGAAATGCAGCTATAACTTAAACTTGGCGTTATACTCGTCTTTCCTTTGTTTCCATTTGTGTGTCTCACACACAACAAACGTAGAAAAAGTGCCCAATTTATTGAAATTCCCACCTCAAATATATTAAAGATATTGTCCGTTCTAAGTTATTGATCTGCGTGGATTTATTCTATATGGACCATCGTCATTGATTCTTAAGCCCATAAAGTATGAAGGATTTACAAACGAAAACCCCCAAAATAATAAGATCTGGAATCCACAAGAAAAGTGAGAGAAATCTTCAATATTTTAATTGAAAATGCCTCAACGGAAGTGAGGCTTATTTAAACGTCTCTAACTCTAGAAAACTAGAGTTTACTCCAAAAACTAAGCTATGACTAAAACTTGGCAACTATACTTATCATCTCTTTATTTCCATTTAAGAGTCTCCCACACAACAAACGTAGaagaaatgctcaatctatTGAAATTCTAAGCTCAAACAAACATACTAAAGATACTGTCCGCTTTG contains these protein-coding regions:
- the LOC119999093 gene encoding transcription factor SCREAM2-like isoform X1 → MDSTSKERKKEDLYQKLQLLRVATHSASMNKASIIVDASKYIEELKYKVEELNQESSTGSSTMSQVSSAPNPLPVQVTVETLQKGYLINVFSEKNCPGLLVSILEAFEELGLDVLDANVSCADPFQLEAVGENQGSNTDSVDAQVVQNAVLQAIYNCT
- the LOC119999093 gene encoding transcription factor SCREAM2-like isoform X2, yielding MDSTSKERKKEDLYQKLQLLRVATHSASMNKASIIVDASKYIEELKYKVEELNQESSTGSSTMSQVSSAPNPLPVVTVETLQKGYLINVFSEKNCPGLLVSILEAFEELGLDVLDANVSCADPFQLEAVGENQGSNTDSVDAQVVQNAVLQAIYNCT